The Ipomoea triloba cultivar NCNSP0323 chromosome 4, ASM357664v1 DNA segment AACTTTAATTACATAATAAGTTAATTCTATTAACTTTAATTACATAATAAGTTAATTCTAATATATACATAACGtattacataaaaaatatataatatgttaactgtaggtacatgataagtgccaaaatgtGCTACTTTTGTGGGGTAATTGAGAGTGATCTTATGGATTGTAGCAATTAAGCTTGGCAATCTCCTGCACCTTTTCATCTTCAATTCCATCTTACATTTGTATTACTCTGCTTAATTGTGTTTATTTTGCAATCTAGACAATGCTTGATTAGAATACTATTTGTGAATTGGATCCTATTCCTTTGTGTTGTATTTGAATCGATCAAAGGTGTTTGTGACTATGTGTTGATGTCTCGTTGGAAGAAGAATGTCtatattgactcttgtgtgtGGGTGCACCACATGCAAAAAGGTTTAGGAAGGATTATGCTTGCAAGAGATTGAGGCATAATCCTAGACTCCTTCCCCTTGCAATTCCTGTCCTAGATCCGAGAGGACAAGGTCTGGAATGAGATGTAGACAACATGTTCGATGAAATGTCTCATAGAGGCTTGTAAACACTTGGGTGCTACATAGCCCTATGATAGGCCAGGCATTGAAAGTCACCTCACATAGACATCACTTCCTCACATAGCTTCACCTCTCCTAAGTTTATTCATTTCATATACTCAAGGATAGGCTAGTCTAATTCACCGTCCATCATTTGTTGTTTCCTTTGTCTATTTTGTATCTTTACTTGCTCTCTAAGCGCTTTGCTCTCTTTCTATTTTGCTTGCACATATGTACTTTGCTTCTTGTAATTGTGTAATTGTGTTTGATAATACAacatttcaattccaagtgtCCATCCTTGAGAGAATGACACTCGAGGATTCCATCCTCATTTACATCTTCTTCCATACCACTTTTCATCCAAACTCACCAAAATACGCACATAATGTGGACAGGGTCCACCTTGTATCGATTACAGTACAATGTAACAATTGCTCTATAGCTAAGGTAATTGAATCCACATAAACTTGTGAACTCCAAGTTATTGGGGGTTTTTGGCAATTAGATAATAGATGATAGCTCCAAGTtattgggggtgtttggcaattaGATAATAGATGATAGCTAATAGCTAGTTGGTTTAGTTAATAGCAGATAATTGATTGTATATGATATTTGGTAAACTAGTTGTTTAATGCCCCCACTGGAGATCAAACCTGTGATTTCTCAGGTGGTAGggccacaactatgccgcttgaccataaGGCCTTTGACAACTTGTTAAAGGTCTTAAGTAGTTAACATAAAACTTGTACATATTCTGATATTCTGTAATCTACATGCTTCAACTTGAAGCCTTCAAGagttcaaaatataaaattataaattacaaggCTATAAGCCAAAAACTTACAATTTGCAATTTTGCATGCAAAAATACTAAGTTACAAGTTACAAGTTGCAACTTACAACTTACAACTTAAGATTCAAAAtaagagttacaacttacatGTTAAGTGCCCAAAAATCCAAAAGGCACAAAGGTagtataaatgtgcaattaattgaattaactaTAAGCATCAAACATGTGATCAAATGATCAATCATTCAATAATCAGCCAGCAATTCAACATTCAATATCTTCCTGTCCAATGCAAAAACACAAGTTAAATATATAGTGGATAGTggaagttaaaagttaaaagttaaaaacttaAAACCATCACAGATAGATTCTCTCATTCACAGTTGTCAGTTCTCAGTTGTGCTGAAAAAGGGACTTAGGGAAGGCTCAGATTGCTATGTTTTCACATCAAGTTAGGATTGGGGGCAAATTGTTACTTCAGTTTTGGAATTAAACCCAAAACTAATGAGCAAAATACTAACCCAAAACCATTTCAGACAAatggtggaagcatcatcatagccATTGACACTGGAATTAGGACTATACTAATGAGAAATAACAAAATGAGAATAAGGGAGAATGATATATGATGAGTATAAATGTGAGTGTAAGTACGGGTGTAAAATATCTATCGTTccactgaggattggggctatggcacataattatgtgaattaaaaaaaactaggcACTAGAATATGTGAAttaactagaatccaagcaactaataactgaataaagaaattaaagagtcatttccatttttggtcctactgttattggggcattgccaattttagtctacttcattaatttttgccacattgcggccaatcttatgtagtccttgccacttttagtccaccgttaaaatttttgtcaaatggcTATCCAAAAAAGGAgtattttttatcttttcatgctttggtcatctccttgatcctttgtagtggttttcattacacattttcatccaatgaagaggtccggcgaaagccatgtgagccacattacaaagccatggctttcgctggacctcttcattggatgaaaatgtgtaaggaaaaccactgcaaagggtaaatgagatgaccaaagcatgaaaagaccaaaatacccctattttggacggtcatttgacgaaaattttaatggtggactaaaagtggcaatgactaaataagactggccgcaatgtgacaaaaattaataaagtggactaaaattggcaaggccctaataacagtaggaccaaaaatggaaatgactcgaaattaaaagaagtaaaatggCTAACGAATAAATTGAATGATAaaggaatgggtcagattaggtgAATTGCAATCTTAATGTTCTAACAACTCAGAATTAGTGAAAGGAgtaacctagggatttatgagCCATGTacacaagaattcaattcagctactttcgtaatcaataaacagaattaggttaggattgccccactttcgtgatgcatcaatcatagtcttaagcacctaagcattgtaagtccccaaattacccctattctcatagtaggaaaaattaggttgaaattggtgaGGCTCGAgctctccatccaactttcgttgcaATGAATTcctctcctaaactagcaattaattgtggccatcaatcaataacaagtagaaagcaatcccaattcaacataaaccctaggtaaataTGATAAGAAGTGATACTCTAATAAAGTGATGAAACAATATGATACATGTGGCATATGCATGCCTTGCCTTCCCCTTCCTAGATCCATAAACCAAATGTTATTCATATGCTCCCGCCTAAACCGGCCTTTCTCTATCCTCCACGTAAACTGCAGATCGCAGAGGACAAGACGGTTCAGAAAAGATTTGAGAAAAAGAAACATAAGCATTAAACTCCATATCTTTGTCTAAATTACACATAATTTCTTGGGTCAATCCCATCCACACTTCTATTCCCCCATCTTCTGCATCCAAAAAAATAGCCATGTCCTCGGGTGTGTGACCCAGGCTAATCCATATCGGCTTACCCCACCCAAAATCAACTTGAGAAAACGGAAAATTACACCAACTACTTATACTTAAAATCTTAATCTCATCCGCCTTATGAAGTTCCTTTGATACGTCTAATATGGCTCTGAGATACCCACCTTCCACATGCATTTCCCTCACGTAGTCCTCGGTGACCTTGTTGATGGCTTCCGCGACTCTTCCTACAAGAAATCCGGGAGTAACGCTTCCATCCCCGTCGGCTTCCGATTCCCACCGAGCGGCCACCGCTTGGCTGATGTTGCCTAGGCACTGCGAAGGGAGTGGCGGGTTCAACTTCTTTCGCAAATTCACCACATTTGTCAGCAAATGCGTCTTCAGGTTTGGGTTCGCCGGTAGAATTGCTCGTATCACCGCAGCCCATATGAACGCCGACAACGCCTTCACCCTAGACGGACGGTGGCGGTGCTCCGATGGGTGATAATAATCGTTCCTGAGCCGCTCGATATCCTGCTTGCCAAAAACAAATCTTTTCGAGTAGTTTCCCCGGTTCTTGAGGGAAAAGGGCATTAGCGGGGACCTGACGAGGTTCCCGGGCCTGAAAATTGCGGAGGCGTCCACGACGAGACCGCCGGGATTAATGGGTCCTTCCCCGCGGTTGATTGCCGCCAAAGTGTTAAATAATCCGACCATCGCCCCGGCGTCCGCCAGGCCGTGCCAAACGCAGAACGCCACCGCTGTTCCGCCGCACCGGAACCTGTTGAGCTGAACAGCTAACATAGGCTGAGAGGGGTCAATAGCATTTGGGTTGGGATCAAGTGGGAGCAGCTGGCTTATATCTTCGAGTTTGGGGTGCCGGAGAAACTCACCCAAATCACAATTTGTAACATTAGCTCGGACAAAATCCGCACCCTCGTCGTTGCATTCGATGGTCGTCGATCCATCTTTCATTCTTCCGGCGAGCGGGTACAAGATGGACAGTGTCTTCATGAGCGAGTCCTTGAGCTCATCATAATCGTGGCCGCCGCCGAGGGAGTCGTAGAAGAAAACAATGGTGGTATAAAAAGTGGCGACTAATATATCAAGGAGAGAAAGCTTGTAGTTTCTCAAGGTCTGGGGAGTTGGCGAACTTGGCCTCACTTTCTCTTTCTGATAGACTTCAACTTTCAGGGCCATTGGATGGGAACGTTATTTCATAATGCCCACTTATCATCACATATGCTATTTATAACCAGGAGCAGTGAATAACGAGCAATTGTAATAGCATGGAACAGGAGGTTAATATTGCATTGTAAATcttgatataaaaattatatgtttgcactatataacatgttaattacagacacattAGATGTTAGTTAACAGTACATGTAATGTGAAccaacatcttttttttttttttgaaaaagtgaaCCAACATCTATGTATCTACAGTTAACATACTCTGTACATGTAGGTAACAATTTGTGTATGTAGTTATTATGTTCTGTATAATTACTATGTAATGTGTCttcatttttttataagtaaaaaaTCATGAACGGTAGGTATAGAAAATGTCAACtatctaaaagttatttttggatGTGGACAATGCAAGATAGACATTAATGCATGGTATAATTAATGTGCCAATAACATCGCCTCTGGCcaagaaatttatttttcttgtgaaatttattttacttttctgAAAGACGTGAAATTAAAGGAAGTgtgaatttaatataatattccaCCATTAATCATACAACTAGACTTCCGCTTTCTGTGCTCACTGTTTTCATACAACGAACTAGACTTCTTCTCCCAAGAAGAAGATATAAACTAAAATATCTTGTTAAGAGTAGTCCAAATTCTGCCCTCGCAAACTTCTTAATTCTGttcctttttaattttgcaaGACGCTTGTCAAAGGAAATGACAGCCTTAGGAAGGGAATGCCGAGTTTGTGAGATAAGTAGTTAGCTAAATAATCAtaagattttaagtttaattcTCATAGCTGCTTAGCTGCACTATTCGCTTGTTTGGTTTGAGTCGTCATCTATATATGAACAATTAGCATCTTTTACTAATTAGGGTCACCTACAAGGTGTACACATTAGaataaatcaaagaaatattattcaatttgatgtttatatatgttgttggaAGTCCATACAAAGTACATCAACATGACACTTTCATTTAGATAAGTCCATACAAAGTACATCAACATGACACTTTCATTTAGATAGATAGATCCACACTAGATAGATAGAGATAGATAGATCCACACTAGATAGATAGAGATAGATAGATCCACACTAGATAGATAGAGATAGATAGATCCACactagatagatagatagatagatagatagatccacactagatagatagatagatagatagattgatagatagatatatagatagatagatccacactagatagatagatagattgatagatagatatatagatagatagatccacactagatagatagatagatagatccacactagatagatagatagatagatccacactagatagatagataaataaatagatCCACactagatagatagatagatagatagatagataaatAGATTCACAccagatagatagatagatccACATACACTTGATAggtagatagatagatagatagatccACATACACTAGCTAGATAGGTAGATTGATAGATAGATCCACActagatatagatagatagatagatccAATGTGCAAGGTTCTCAATAGATCTTATATGTTTAATATGAACTTGTCGAGTGTTTTGAAGTTCATGTATTTGGAAGACTTAATTAGGTAAAATGTGCTATGTGTTCTCATATATATAGGGGTACGCTCTAATGAGAACGgtcgcccaggagagaaataagagtCATTCACAGTCGTCCACATGTACAGATCAACGAATcttatgtaattttaaaaaacgacgcggtgacatttttataaataactagaactttggtgcaagtaaatgtgttataggTGCAAGTAGCTGGTGCACTTTTggaagtaaaaagtgcaagtaaaatcacttacaagtgcacatattttcacaaacaagtgcaagtaatttatcttgttagcgtttgtgcacctaggtgcacctaattataacgttaggtgcaactaattataacgtttggtgcacttaatattgatgctagtataaatttttacttgcaatgtaatacattttacttgcacttaggtgcactgtATGAAATTactacttgcacttgtaatacattttactttcactttggtgattaattatttatgaaaacgccatcgcatttttttaaataagtgttTCAGATCCGTTAGATCTGAACACGTGGACGGATGGCATGCGTTCTGATTTCTCTCCTATGCCTTTATTCACATGAAGACATATAGTCTTAGAGGACAATGCGGACAAATCATACCCATTCAATGCAAGACTACAAACGGCTTAGATTGAGCCTAAATAATGAAGCAGATCATGGCAATAAATTATTATGAGGGCATATGAGATAGGAACCAAAATATCAATAGGTTATGCCATAATATATGATGTGTAGATGAAATAGGAACCAAAAGCCATGCTCATACAAGCGAACCCATTACAATAGTATTATATTTGGGAAGATGTTGGATATATTGTGTGCCAGTGACTATGATATCGTGTGCCGCCATtgtggaatatatatattgtgtgttaTATGGGTTACATTAGGTGAATAAATTTCATACGGACAGAACTGGGCATAAAATGTGACGAAATTGGTATATAATGTGAGCCTATATATGAGATAGTGAACAGAAGCTGGAATTCATTTTTAATAGCATTTATAATTCAAGCACAAGGTAATTCATAAATTGAGATAGGGAACAAAAAGATGGAATTCTCAAGGCGTATttataatatgaaaatgtaagaCCATCTGTAGTGAAAATTTAAACAGTAACCAGTttgagttaatttttttttaataaaatgtgagCCTATGTTTGATAATTTGGCCAGAATTGCAGTTATTGTGTGCCAAAACCAGATATATTGTGTGCTAGCCGGGCATTTATTGTGTGCCATACATGCTAGATGCGGGGAATAAATCCCCAACGTGTAAAGGCTTATATAGTTTGCGCAATTAATGTGAAGGCCTATATAATTTGCggttaatatttttattttcgtaTATTGTGAGCCGATGTTTGAATGCTAATTATGCTTACTTGTCTTGTGTGCACATTGAACTAGACGGACAAGGGAATGATGGTGAAGCATGCAGGGTGCAAATCTATCTTAAAACAAACGAAAAATTTATACCAGAATGTGACGAATCAATAAAGTCATACCTTGGTCAATTATTTGGAACAATTGACGAAGGTATTCAGTTTTACAAACAGTACGCAACCACGATAGGATTTGATGTTAAATGCAGCACAATGAGGAAGAACGGAGACGTTAGATTGAAGTATTTGCTATGTTCCCGAGAAGGGCACACAATGAGCTCAAAAAAATAGGCTATACTTGATCAACTCCTAGGGGACTGCCATGGGAAACGACAACAAAGTCAAAATGGTGATGTCGAAACAATGCACATAACCAATAAGCTAAGTCAATCCATGGTAGTAGACAGAGGAGATGAGATGAAGCATAACACGTGTGCGACGTTGCTCGTATGGTGATAATTTATATCCACTAAGAAAATCTCTTTCATGTAGTGCAAATGTAAGCGAACAAGCTCAGATTAGTCACCCCTAATGGGAACAgaacacaaaaaaaacaaaaacaaaaaaacaaaaacaaaaacaaaaacaaaaagaaaagaaaggaaaattgtctacatatttagttaaaaaatgtgcataattgtaacaacttataaatagaaaatacaaaagtaGAATATTTGTGAGCACAAGACATACAGTAGCATGGCACACAGAGTATGGAACCATTTCACACACCATAAGATGAAAATTGTACACAATTACAAATGAAcattaattagttttgtttataaaaatagagaaattaaaaatacaaaattaaaacacaagcTACAATGACAAAAttacccccctcccccccccccccccccccccccNNNNNNNNNNNNNNNNNNNNNNNNNNNNNNNNNNNNNNNNNNNNNNNNNNNNNNNNNNNNNNNNNNNNNNNNNNNNNNNNNNNNNNNNNNNNNNNNNNNNNNNNNNNNNNNNNNNNNNNNNNNNNNNNNNNNNNNNNNNNNNNNNNNNNNNNNNNNNNNNNNNNNNNNNNNNNNNNNNNNNNNNNNNNNNNNNNNNNNNNNNNNNNNNNNNNNNNNNNNNNNNNNNNNNNNNNNNNNNNNNNNNNNNNNNNNNNNNNNNNNNNNNNNNNNNNNNNNNNNNNNNNNNNNNNNNNNNNNNNNNNNNNNNNNNNNNNNNNNNNNNNNNNNNNNNNNNNNNNNNNNNNNNNNNNNNNNNNNNNNNNNNNNNNNNNNNNNNNNNNNNNNNNNNNNNNNNNNNNNNNNNNNNNNNNNNNNNNNNNNNNNNNNNNNNNNNNNNNNNNNNNNNN contains these protein-coding regions:
- the LOC116015488 gene encoding stemmadenine O-acetyltransferase-like produces the protein MALKVEVYQKEKVRPSSPTPQTLRNYKLSLLDILVATFYTTIVFFYDSLGGGHDYDELKDSLMKTLSILYPLAGRMKDGSTTIECNDEGADFVRANVTNCDLGEFLRHPKLEDISQLLPLDPNPNAIDPSQPMLAVQLNRFRCGGTAVAFCVWHGLADAGAMVGLFNTLAAINRGEGPINPGGLVVDASAIFRPGNLVRSPLMPFSLKNRGNYSKRFVFGKQDIERLRNDYYHPSEHRHRPSRVKALSAFIWAAVIRAILPANPNLKTHLLTNVVNLRKKLNPPLPSQCLGNISQAVAARWESEADGDGSVTPGFLVGRVAEAINKVTEDYVREMHVEVYVEDRERPV